From Halanaeroarchaeum sulfurireducens, a single genomic window includes:
- a CDS encoding ABC transporter ATP-binding protein: MSESTERLDPGAITGKDDVVLKTDGVTKSFGGLRANNDVSIEVERGSITGMIGPNGAGKSTLFNIISGFYEEDAGSVYVNDTDVTDMEPHEIAGEGLIRTFQTPRKLEGMTVREAMLLGPQEQIGESITALFSAPDRVGEQERRNLEQAEEMLERFEISDLARSPATEISGGQLKLVELARAMLAEPDILLLDEPVAGVNPTLANKLSTFITDLNEEGITFLIIEHDLEFLMEIADPIIVLDQGEILVEGDPEAVQNDQRVLDAYLGGADQ; the protein is encoded by the coding sequence ATGAGTGAATCGACTGAACGCCTCGATCCTGGAGCCATTACTGGCAAGGACGACGTGGTCCTCAAAACGGATGGCGTGACGAAGTCCTTCGGTGGACTGCGCGCCAACAACGACGTCAGCATCGAGGTCGAACGCGGGTCGATCACCGGGATGATCGGCCCGAACGGAGCTGGAAAGTCGACGCTGTTCAATATCATCAGCGGATTCTACGAGGAGGACGCCGGCTCGGTCTACGTCAACGACACGGACGTCACGGATATGGAACCCCACGAGATCGCCGGTGAAGGGCTCATCCGCACGTTCCAGACGCCTCGAAAGCTGGAGGGAATGACGGTCAGGGAAGCGATGTTACTGGGTCCACAGGAGCAGATCGGCGAATCGATCACGGCCCTGTTCAGCGCGCCCGATCGCGTCGGCGAACAGGAACGGCGGAACCTGGAGCAAGCCGAGGAGATGCTCGAACGCTTCGAGATCAGTGATCTGGCCCGATCACCCGCGACGGAGATCTCCGGCGGACAGCTCAAACTCGTGGAACTCGCGCGTGCCATGTTGGCCGAACCCGACATCCTGCTACTCGACGAACCGGTCGCCGGCGTCAATCCGACCCTCGCGAACAAATTGTCGACGTTCATCACCGACCTGAACGAGGAGGGAATCACGTTCCTCATCATCGAGCACGACCTGGAATTCCTCATGGAGATTGCCGATCCGATCATCGTCCTCGACCAGGGGGAGATCCTCGTCGAGGGTGACCCGGAAGCGGTACAGAACGACCAGCGGGTTCTCGACGCCTATCTCGGAGGGGCCGATCAATGA
- a CDS encoding metal-dependent transcriptional regulator gives MNTADQYLKAIYVVQQVEDGRVSTGALAEHLEVSPASVNEMIGKLQEEGLVEHEKYKGVRLTTDGEHRGRDALQTYCILERFLQNVLGVEDYRREARQLEPVIDETVADRLDMIIDRNPECPACFDAENDSCAHLDGSNAAVAEE, from the coding sequence GTGAACACGGCAGATCAGTACCTCAAAGCCATTTACGTGGTCCAGCAGGTCGAGGACGGTCGCGTATCGACCGGCGCGCTCGCAGAACACCTCGAGGTGAGTCCGGCGAGCGTCAACGAGATGATCGGCAAACTCCAGGAGGAGGGGCTCGTCGAACACGAGAAGTACAAGGGGGTTCGGTTGACGACCGACGGCGAACACCGGGGTCGTGACGCCCTGCAGACCTACTGCATCCTCGAGCGGTTCTTACAGAACGTCCTCGGGGTCGAGGACTACCGACGCGAGGCCCGCCAGCTCGAACCAGTCATCGACGAGACTGTCGCCGATCGACTCGACATGATCATCGACCGCAATCCGGAGTGTCCGGCGTGTTTCGACGCCGAAAACGACTCGTGTGCACACCTCGACGGATCGAACGCCGCCGTGGCCGAGGAGTGA
- a CDS encoding rubrerythrin, producing the protein MSTTQVVESDEQLARLLQIAVVLEEVVEARAYEQYRRLPDAERDEDIQSLLESVSEESARHRDRIEALIADLDARSVAFDEIETLVGERYAKTSAEDFDGVLYDQLHGVETAYKFYDDLIGAIEASEGSLSIDRRRLLDVLREIRADEAEGVERIATLMGGRT; encoded by the coding sequence GTGAGCACCACCCAGGTCGTGGAGTCTGACGAACAGCTCGCGCGCCTGCTCCAGATCGCCGTCGTCTTGGAGGAGGTTGTCGAGGCCCGCGCCTACGAGCAGTACCGTCGACTCCCCGATGCGGAGCGCGACGAGGACATCCAGTCGCTGCTCGAATCCGTGAGCGAGGAATCGGCCCGACACCGGGATCGCATCGAAGCGCTCATCGCGGACCTCGACGCCCGAAGTGTGGCCTTCGACGAGATCGAGACCCTCGTCGGCGAACGATATGCCAAGACGAGCGCCGAGGACTTCGACGGCGTCCTCTACGACCAGTTGCACGGCGTCGAGACGGCCTACAAGTTCTACGACGACCTCATTGGCGCCATCGAGGCGTCCGAGGGGTCGCTGTCGATCGACCGCCGTCGGCTCCTCGACGTTCTTCGGGAGATTCGGGCCGACGAGGCCGAGGGGGTCGAACGGATCGCGACGCTCATGGGGGGCCGGACGTGA
- a CDS encoding ABC transporter ATP-binding protein has translation MSVLEMEDVDGGYGEVKVLESVSMYLDDEEIVCLIGPNGAGKSTVLRAIFGLIKPWSGEVRFRGEEITGMDPEDVVREGIGYVPQIDNVFGTLSVDENLRMGGVARSDDIDPIIADLYDRFDILQAKKGSKAGSLSGGQQQVLAFARALVMEPDVLLIDEPSAGLAPNTAKSVFDHVKAVNDLGTSIVMVEQNARQGLSISDRGYVLDQGSVEFEDDADDLLDNPEVGKLYLGG, from the coding sequence ATGAGCGTTCTCGAAATGGAAGACGTCGACGGGGGGTATGGCGAGGTGAAAGTACTCGAAAGCGTATCGATGTATCTCGACGACGAGGAGATCGTCTGTCTCATCGGCCCGAACGGCGCCGGCAAGAGTACCGTTCTTCGCGCCATCTTCGGACTCATCAAACCCTGGAGCGGGGAGGTCCGGTTCAGAGGCGAAGAGATAACCGGCATGGATCCCGAGGACGTGGTCCGGGAGGGCATCGGGTACGTCCCCCAGATCGACAACGTCTTCGGAACCCTGTCGGTCGACGAAAACCTCCGAATGGGGGGTGTCGCCCGATCGGACGACATCGACCCGATCATCGCTGACCTCTACGACCGGTTCGATATTCTCCAGGCGAAAAAGGGAAGCAAAGCCGGCTCGCTCTCCGGCGGTCAACAGCAAGTGCTCGCGTTCGCCCGGGCCCTCGTCATGGAACCGGACGTGTTACTCATCGACGAACCCAGTGCGGGACTGGCGCCGAACACCGCCAAATCGGTCTTCGACCACGTCAAGGCCGTCAACGATCTGGGCACCTCGATTGTGATGGTCGAACAGAACGCCCGGCAGGGGCTCTCGATTTCCGATCGCGGATACGTCCTCGATCAGGGGTCCGTCGAATTCGAAGACGACGCCGACGACCTGCTCGATAACCCCGAGGTCGGAAAACTGTATCTCGGTGGGTGA
- a CDS encoding glutamate--cysteine ligase family protein translates to METPVDLVARSVAEETRAEFEERVRANAAFLREELEDGRLDNADPTIGLELECYAVTEDGRLVGIPEGTFETTPVNRELGRHNIEVNTTPQVLGEEGVTEQAAEIADHLATARNRLEDEGLQIALDAMWTVPPAQGSWQYLEAVEEKEGLVFAENMYPSARYYALDNDILRDVGGEIDLDVPGVRRSFPTILLESLATSMQPHLQVSSVDTFPAYYNASLRTLAPVLALATNSPFLPGDLYGDADPDRLLAETFHELRVPVFEQSINAGRDPGKVRFPRDIHGAEDVIDRVVADHTVAPFFQEWVETGDDEYGDDYADEFWEFDHKHGTYWRWVRGVIGGEFVDPNNDERSLRIEYRPLPTQPSVRDVVGFQLLVVGLLRGLVAADHPVSNLGWERARADFYAVVEDGLDAEIHWVTEAGEHTTDLDVIYGELFAFARRGLREADVSGTTIDRYLDPIERRWTDRTTPSRWKIERVRDEISAGKPLTEAITSMQRAYVEHASNGEPFSEWG, encoded by the coding sequence ATGGAAACGCCGGTGGACCTCGTGGCCCGGTCGGTCGCCGAGGAGACGCGAGCGGAATTCGAAGAGCGGGTCAGGGCAAACGCAGCGTTTCTTCGCGAGGAACTCGAGGACGGAAGGCTCGATAACGCCGATCCGACGATCGGTCTCGAACTCGAGTGTTATGCGGTAACCGAGGACGGACGTCTCGTCGGGATTCCCGAGGGGACCTTCGAGACGACCCCGGTCAATCGTGAACTCGGGCGTCACAACATCGAGGTGAATACGACGCCACAGGTGCTCGGAGAGGAGGGTGTGACCGAACAGGCAGCGGAGATAGCCGATCACCTCGCGACAGCGCGAAACCGGCTCGAAGACGAGGGGCTGCAAATCGCCCTCGACGCGATGTGGACGGTTCCTCCTGCTCAGGGGAGCTGGCAGTATCTCGAAGCGGTCGAGGAGAAGGAGGGCCTGGTATTTGCCGAGAACATGTACCCCAGCGCCCGATACTACGCTCTCGACAACGACATTCTTCGAGATGTCGGCGGTGAGATCGACCTCGATGTCCCCGGCGTCCGGCGCTCCTTCCCGACGATACTCCTCGAGTCCTTGGCCACCTCGATGCAGCCACATCTCCAGGTCTCCTCCGTGGATACGTTTCCGGCCTACTACAACGCCAGCCTCCGGACGCTCGCCCCGGTGCTCGCTTTGGCGACCAATTCCCCGTTCCTCCCGGGAGACCTGTACGGCGACGCTGATCCCGATCGACTGCTCGCCGAGACGTTTCACGAACTCCGCGTCCCCGTCTTCGAGCAGTCGATCAATGCTGGCCGCGACCCCGGGAAGGTCCGTTTTCCCAGGGATATCCACGGGGCGGAGGACGTCATCGACCGCGTCGTCGCTGACCACACCGTCGCGCCGTTCTTCCAGGAGTGGGTCGAAACCGGTGACGACGAATACGGAGACGACTACGCCGACGAATTCTGGGAGTTCGATCACAAGCACGGAACCTACTGGCGGTGGGTGCGGGGCGTCATCGGTGGGGAGTTCGTCGACCCGAACAACGATGAGCGGTCTCTCCGCATCGAGTATCGCCCGCTCCCGACCCAACCGAGTGTCCGTGACGTCGTCGGCTTCCAACTCCTCGTCGTCGGTCTGTTGCGAGGGTTGGTCGCGGCCGATCACCCGGTGTCGAATCTTGGATGGGAGCGCGCCAGAGCGGACTTCTACGCCGTGGTCGAGGATGGCCTCGACGCAGAAATCCACTGGGTGACCGAGGCGGGCGAGCACACGACCGACCTGGACGTGATATACGGGGAGCTATTTGCGTTCGCCCGGCGCGGACTCCGGGAGGCCGACGTGTCGGGGACCACGATCGATCGATATCTCGACCCGATCGAACGCCGGTGGACGGACCGAACGACGCCGAGTCGATGGAAGATCGAACGAGTTCGTGACGAAATTTCGGCGGGAAAGCCACTGACGGAGGCGATTACGAGTATGCAACGGGCGTACGTCGAACACGCCAGCAACGGCGAGCCGTTCTCCGAGTGGGGCTGA
- a CDS encoding globin-coupled sensor protein produces the protein MSHPSSMFGKGKLNDKVDVDSLLDDIGLDENEIAWRKDFINFDEGDVERLSRYQGLFEEHGEDVADLFYENLTQYEETREVISRSPKGIEQLKKTQEAYLMTLADGEYGSDYFRNRARIGKLHDILEMPMKQYIGQYGVYYDLLVPLITERVQENVSEALAEAGEDAASGGVTIEEGETGDGDRSAVERAAHEAIEEGFDEFHSILKIINLDMQVVADTYIHSYTQEIEETLDQQQRIASQLKGAVTELSAASENVAGSASEISTLANEQYESMDEVANEVANLSATVEEVASSATEVERQSNQTRDLAEDGMEAAEEATAEMGELDGARQIIENRVDDLESKVDEINDVIDVINDIADQTNLLALNANIEAARAGESGKGFAVVADEIKSLAEDTQDHADDIETMIAEVRNAAAETIDTLGEIEEGIQEGTRDVRETEALLDDIVGEVDETVHGVAQISDATDEQAASAEEIAAMVDEARDQSREVADEIEDVAASTEEQAASISEIEDSADRLQG, from the coding sequence ATGTCACATCCCTCTTCGATGTTCGGCAAGGGCAAACTCAACGATAAGGTCGACGTCGATTCGCTTCTCGACGACATTGGCCTGGACGAGAACGAAATCGCGTGGCGCAAGGATTTCATCAACTTCGACGAGGGAGACGTCGAACGGCTCTCACGGTACCAGGGGCTCTTCGAAGAGCACGGCGAGGATGTCGCCGACCTGTTCTACGAGAACCTCACGCAATACGAGGAGACCAGGGAGGTCATCTCCCGATCGCCGAAGGGCATCGAACAGTTGAAAAAGACCCAGGAGGCGTACCTCATGACCCTCGCCGATGGAGAGTACGGTTCCGATTACTTCCGGAATCGGGCCCGTATCGGCAAACTTCACGACATTCTCGAAATGCCGATGAAGCAGTACATCGGCCAGTACGGCGTCTATTACGATCTGCTCGTCCCGCTGATTACCGAGCGCGTCCAGGAGAACGTCTCCGAGGCCCTGGCCGAGGCGGGTGAGGACGCTGCGAGCGGCGGCGTCACCATTGAGGAGGGGGAGACGGGCGATGGCGACCGGTCAGCGGTCGAGCGTGCCGCCCACGAGGCCATCGAAGAGGGATTCGATGAATTTCACTCGATTTTGAAAATCATCAATCTCGACATGCAGGTGGTCGCGGATACCTACATCCATTCGTACACCCAGGAGATCGAGGAGACACTCGACCAGCAACAACGGATCGCCTCGCAGCTCAAAGGCGCGGTGACCGAACTGTCGGCTGCATCGGAGAACGTCGCGGGGAGCGCATCTGAGATCAGCACCCTGGCCAACGAGCAGTACGAGAGCATGGACGAGGTGGCGAACGAGGTAGCGAACCTCTCGGCAACCGTCGAGGAAGTCGCCTCGTCGGCCACCGAGGTCGAACGGCAGAGCAACCAGACCCGCGATCTCGCCGAGGACGGGATGGAGGCTGCCGAGGAGGCGACCGCCGAAATGGGCGAACTCGACGGGGCACGCCAGATCATCGAGAATCGCGTCGACGACCTGGAATCGAAGGTCGACGAGATCAACGACGTCATCGACGTCATCAACGACATCGCCGATCAGACCAACCTCCTCGCACTCAACGCCAATATCGAGGCAGCGCGTGCTGGCGAGTCCGGAAAGGGCTTTGCCGTGGTCGCGGACGAAATCAAATCGCTGGCCGAAGATACCCAGGACCACGCGGACGACATCGAGACGATGATCGCGGAAGTCCGCAACGCGGCCGCAGAGACGATCGACACTCTGGGAGAGATCGAGGAGGGGATCCAGGAGGGCACCCGAGACGTCCGTGAGACGGAGGCGCTACTCGACGACATCGTCGGAGAGGTCGACGAGACCGTCCACGGCGTCGCGCAGATCTCCGACGCGACGGACGAACAGGCGGCAAGCGCCGAGGAGATCGCCGCCATGGTCGACGAAGCCCGCGATCAATCTCGCGAGGTGGCCGACGAGATCGAGGACGTGGCCGCGAGCACCGAGGAACAGGCGGCGAGCATCAGCGAAATAGAGGACTCGGCCGACCGACTCCAGGGATAG
- a CDS encoding branched-chain amino acid ABC transporter permease: MSLLLQLIANGIVYSGIIVLASVGLSLVYSIADFANFAHGDTMAVGAYGAFATIGVLTSMGLTATIWGFPVAFFVALLVGMAVAAVVAVLTHKIVYEPMDVGSIGMLITSIGIAFLYRSVIQMRFGAIMQSFGVQRFGPIPELQAALGIAVTRRDLLIVAVSLTLVVGLHLLLQYTTLGRKMRATADNRSLAKVSGIRTGRVLVSMWVIGAALAAAGGVFIGLNANIYPRMGFDILLLVFAAVILGGIGSVYGAMLGGFVIGMIHELTPLFQTRLGIPIGTEYAPAIAFLLMVGILLWRPQGILGGSNT; encoded by the coding sequence ATGTCTTTACTGCTTCAGCTCATCGCGAACGGTATCGTCTACAGTGGGATCATCGTCCTCGCGAGCGTCGGGCTGTCCCTGGTGTACAGCATCGCGGACTTCGCGAACTTCGCCCACGGCGATACCATGGCCGTTGGAGCGTATGGCGCCTTCGCGACGATAGGCGTCCTTACCTCGATGGGGCTGACCGCGACGATCTGGGGGTTCCCGGTCGCCTTCTTCGTCGCGTTGCTCGTGGGAATGGCCGTGGCCGCGGTGGTCGCCGTACTCACACACAAGATCGTCTACGAGCCGATGGACGTCGGTTCGATCGGGATGTTGATTACCAGCATCGGGATCGCCTTCCTGTACCGATCCGTGATCCAAATGAGGTTTGGCGCGATCATGCAGTCCTTCGGCGTCCAGCGATTCGGTCCCATTCCAGAACTCCAGGCGGCACTGGGCATCGCCGTCACGCGACGCGATCTATTGATCGTGGCGGTCTCCCTGACACTCGTGGTCGGGCTCCATCTGCTCCTCCAGTATACGACACTAGGACGAAAAATGCGAGCGACCGCTGACAACCGATCGCTCGCCAAGGTAAGCGGTATTCGGACCGGGCGCGTCCTGGTCTCCATGTGGGTGATCGGTGCCGCACTCGCTGCTGCCGGCGGGGTGTTCATCGGATTGAACGCCAATATCTACCCGCGGATGGGATTCGATATTCTCCTGCTCGTGTTCGCTGCCGTCATCCTCGGCGGAATCGGTTCCGTCTACGGCGCGATGCTCGGCGGGTTCGTCATCGGGATGATTCACGAACTCACGCCACTCTTCCAGACCCGACTCGGGATCCCCATCGGAACCGAATACGCACCTGCAATAGCATTCCTGCTCATGGTCGGGATACTCCTCTGGCGACCGCAGGGAATCCTCGGGGGGTCTAACACATGA
- a CDS encoding ABC transporter substrate-binding protein, whose amino-acid sequence MATDSHSQHRRRFLQATGVTLLAGLAGCSGDGDDADQTTDAGTTASGGTKYSIGMADALTGSLSAFGERNQRGKEMALEDVNDVGVKDGTLDIIVEDTQSESQQGVSAAQKLINQNEVPLMIGAVGSGVSTAIHTSVIQDSDVVQISQNSTSPELTKYPDLLRICPGGVGQAKVIAETIAEDGHDSVAIAWVNNDYGQGITDSFTEQFDGEIAYNNPHDQGQSSYSNVITSMNDSGADAWLFVTYQSEFAQMAQEAYDLGVVDAENWYGGDSVRGEVLEQVPEGTINGMKAVEPSAPITEDNYKEFASRFEDEYGDQPTSWATYTYDAVVTAALAIEAADEFTGTALSEVVRDVTRPEGEKVTSYSDAKAILEDGGSPSDVDYQGVSGPIDLDENGDPRPFLQVFTVEDHEFVRSTLKKA is encoded by the coding sequence ATGGCGACTGACAGCCATTCCCAACACCGACGGCGGTTTCTACAGGCAACGGGCGTCACACTACTTGCTGGGCTCGCTGGCTGCTCTGGCGATGGCGATGACGCAGACCAGACGACCGATGCAGGGACGACGGCGTCGGGCGGGACGAAATATTCCATCGGGATGGCCGATGCCCTCACCGGATCACTCTCGGCGTTCGGCGAGCGCAACCAGCGGGGGAAGGAAATGGCGCTCGAGGACGTCAACGACGTCGGGGTAAAGGACGGCACCCTCGACATCATCGTCGAAGACACCCAAAGCGAATCTCAACAGGGCGTCTCTGCGGCCCAGAAGCTCATCAACCAGAACGAGGTGCCGTTGATGATCGGCGCAGTGGGCAGCGGGGTAAGCACCGCGATCCACACTAGTGTGATCCAGGACTCGGACGTGGTCCAGATCAGCCAGAACAGTACGAGTCCCGAACTGACCAAGTATCCGGACCTCCTTCGGATCTGTCCAGGTGGGGTCGGACAGGCGAAGGTCATCGCGGAGACGATCGCCGAGGATGGTCACGACTCGGTGGCCATCGCCTGGGTGAACAACGACTATGGACAAGGGATTACGGATTCGTTCACCGAACAGTTCGACGGCGAGATCGCATATAACAATCCCCATGACCAGGGTCAGTCCTCGTATAGCAATGTGATCACGTCGATGAACGATTCGGGTGCCGACGCGTGGCTGTTCGTAACCTACCAGTCTGAATTCGCTCAGATGGCTCAGGAGGCCTACGATCTGGGCGTCGTGGACGCGGAGAACTGGTATGGCGGCGATAGTGTCAGGGGTGAAGTCCTCGAGCAAGTACCCGAAGGCACTATCAACGGAATGAAAGCCGTTGAGCCGAGCGCGCCAATAACAGAGGACAATTACAAAGAATTCGCGAGCCGGTTCGAAGATGAATATGGCGACCAACCCACCTCTTGGGCAACGTACACCTACGACGCGGTCGTCACGGCGGCTCTCGCCATCGAGGCGGCCGATGAGTTTACCGGAACCGCGCTCAGCGAGGTCGTTCGGGACGTAACGCGGCCCGAAGGTGAGAAGGTGACCTCCTATTCCGACGCCAAAGCGATCCTCGAAGATGGTGGATCGCCTTCTGATGTCGATTACCAGGGGGTAAGCGGTCCCATCGACCTCGACGAAAATGGTGACCCCAGGCCATTCTTACAGGTTTTCACCGTCGAGGATCACGAGTTCGTCAGGAGTACGCTCAAGAAGGCTTGA
- a CDS encoding PAS domain-containing sensor histidine kinase, with protein sequence MGAPDFEFRADLLDQSNEIVLVLDPDTGEIVYGNATAMDVLGYDEEDLLGTSITTVTGFDDVESWAEHLPQDEDADHRGENEFVRSDGERIPVEASVSRTTRDGEDYIVVLVRDITERKERESELRRQKERFEQLFETAGTIMVVLDEEGFIERINDRGSKRLGYERGELVGEHWFETVVPDDVEPEVQSIFEGITTGERGGVDGHTNYVETKDGTRRFVQWHNTPIHEGDEVVGILSSGIDITERKRNEDELERYESFVKSAKDVILSIDDDGFFSYVSPASNSVLGYDPDDLRGTSALDYVHPEEKSEAESGLRSTVDGDGDDVTREFRFQRSDGTWIWVEAICTGCRGGGSDDVGIAILRDITERKEYERELAHQRDALEVLNEVVRHDIRNQLQLVTAYAGMLEGDLEGENQEYAATIRESGQNAIEVTRTARDLAATMIADERVASISLRHAVESPLEQVRSAYSDAVFVVDGAIPDVAVAADEMLESVFRNLLQNAVQHNDKAVPRVEISATVDDVATVHVADNGPGVREDMKDDVFGAGETGLKSDSTGLGLYLVNTLVDRYGGTVHVRDNDPDGAIFDIELPLAE encoded by the coding sequence ATGGGAGCACCGGATTTCGAATTTCGCGCAGATCTCCTCGATCAATCGAACGAGATCGTCCTCGTTCTCGATCCCGACACCGGCGAGATCGTCTATGGAAACGCGACCGCGATGGACGTACTCGGATACGACGAGGAGGACCTTCTTGGAACGTCGATAACGACCGTCACCGGTTTTGATGACGTCGAGTCGTGGGCCGAACACCTACCGCAGGACGAGGATGCCGACCACCGGGGCGAAAACGAGTTCGTCCGGTCGGACGGGGAGCGAATCCCGGTCGAAGCCTCGGTTTCGCGCACCACACGAGATGGGGAGGACTATATCGTCGTACTGGTCAGGGACATCACCGAGCGAAAGGAACGTGAATCCGAACTGCGCCGCCAGAAGGAGCGCTTCGAGCAACTCTTCGAAACGGCCGGAACGATCATGGTGGTACTCGACGAGGAGGGATTCATCGAGCGGATCAACGACCGAGGCAGCAAACGATTGGGATACGAGCGCGGTGAGCTGGTCGGTGAGCACTGGTTCGAGACGGTCGTTCCCGACGACGTCGAACCCGAAGTACAATCGATCTTCGAGGGAATCACCACCGGAGAGCGCGGCGGCGTCGACGGGCATACGAACTACGTCGAGACCAAGGATGGCACACGACGGTTCGTCCAGTGGCACAACACCCCGATACACGAGGGCGATGAGGTGGTCGGCATTCTCTCTTCCGGGATCGACATTACGGAACGCAAGCGAAACGAGGACGAGCTCGAACGGTACGAATCGTTCGTAAAGAGCGCAAAGGACGTCATTCTCTCCATCGACGACGACGGGTTCTTCAGCTACGTCAGTCCGGCGTCGAACAGCGTTCTTGGCTACGATCCGGACGATCTCAGGGGGACGTCGGCGCTCGACTACGTCCACCCGGAGGAGAAATCCGAGGCCGAATCCGGACTCCGATCGACCGTCGACGGCGATGGAGACGACGTCACCCGGGAATTCCGATTCCAGCGGTCGGACGGCACGTGGATCTGGGTGGAAGCTATCTGTACCGGCTGTCGGGGCGGTGGATCCGACGACGTCGGTATCGCCATCCTCCGAGATATAACCGAGCGCAAGGAATACGAACGTGAACTCGCACACCAGCGCGACGCACTAGAGGTCCTCAACGAGGTCGTCCGCCACGACATCCGCAACCAGTTGCAACTGGTGACCGCGTACGCGGGGATGCTGGAAGGGGACCTCGAGGGGGAAAACCAGGAGTATGCGGCTACCATTCGGGAAAGCGGGCAGAACGCGATCGAGGTGACCAGAACTGCACGCGATCTCGCTGCCACGATGATCGCCGACGAGAGGGTCGCGAGCATTTCCCTGCGACACGCGGTCGAGTCACCGCTCGAGCAGGTCCGATCGGCGTACAGCGACGCGGTGTTCGTCGTCGATGGCGCGATTCCGGACGTAGCGGTCGCCGCGGACGAGATGCTGGAATCGGTCTTCCGTAACCTCCTGCAGAACGCCGTCCAACACAACGACAAGGCCGTCCCGAGAGTGGAAATTTCTGCCACAGTCGACGACGTTGCCACCGTTCACGTCGCCGACAACGGTCCCGGAGTTCGGGAGGACATGAAAGACGATGTCTTCGGCGCCGGCGAGACCGGTCTCAAAAGCGACAGCACGGGTCTCGGGCTCTATCTGGTCAATACGCTCGTCGACCGCTACGGCGGTACCGTCCACGTGAGGGACAACGACCCGGACGGGGCGATCTTCGACATCGAACTCCCACTCGCCGAGTGA
- a CDS encoding branched-chain amino acid ABC transporter permease has product MSGLSLSVPLVGELNREEQLVAGGVVGFVALLAVAVVAGIIEPTYLLFLLSLAGMYLLLSMGLNVHWGYTGLINFSVAAFFGIGAYGTALLTASGSPLASSMYPPILGFGIGILGAALVAVLIGIPTLRLRADYLAIASLGLAEVIRLLILNEREWTAGSQGISAIPRFWYPLFSGSSPDWAPSALDPLFTTSLNALQTAFLNFLLVVVLIIAVYAILKRLHRSPWGRVQRTIRSDQDLAEALGKDTYSFKMQSFVLGSVIMAIAGAFYAHLNLFIAPGDLNPIRTFYVWVAVILGGSGSNRGAVLGGFVIVLIIEGTRFINGIAAIPFDIAPLRLFLIGLLIVLIMKFRPQGILPPQAELIWPSATRGEDDE; this is encoded by the coding sequence ATGAGCGGGTTGTCTCTTTCCGTTCCGTTGGTCGGGGAGTTGAACAGAGAAGAGCAGTTGGTCGCTGGTGGGGTCGTCGGGTTCGTCGCGCTCCTGGCCGTCGCAGTGGTCGCAGGGATCATCGAGCCGACGTACCTGCTCTTCTTGCTCTCGCTCGCGGGCATGTATCTCCTCCTCTCGATGGGGCTGAACGTTCACTGGGGATACACGGGACTGATCAACTTCAGCGTCGCCGCGTTCTTCGGGATCGGTGCGTACGGGACGGCCCTGCTGACCGCCAGTGGTTCACCGCTCGCGTCCAGCATGTATCCGCCGATACTCGGATTCGGCATTGGCATCCTCGGCGCGGCTCTGGTCGCCGTTCTCATCGGTATCCCCACCCTTCGTCTTCGAGCCGACTACCTGGCGATCGCCTCGCTGGGACTCGCCGAGGTCATCAGACTGCTCATCCTCAACGAACGGGAGTGGACCGCCGGCAGCCAGGGAATCTCGGCGATCCCCCGATTCTGGTACCCGCTGTTTTCGGGATCGTCTCCTGACTGGGCACCGAGCGCTCTGGATCCGCTATTCACGACGTCTCTGAACGCCCTTCAGACGGCGTTTCTCAACTTCCTCCTAGTCGTGGTATTGATCATCGCAGTCTACGCCATCCTCAAGCGACTCCACCGGTCTCCGTGGGGACGGGTCCAGCGCACCATTCGTTCCGACCAGGACCTCGCTGAGGCCCTGGGCAAGGACACCTACTCCTTCAAGATGCAGTCGTTCGTCCTGGGGAGCGTCATCATGGCCATCGCGGGTGCCTTTTACGCACACCTCAATCTCTTCATCGCGCCCGGGGACCTGAACCCGATCCGCACGTTCTACGTCTGGGTGGCGGTCATCCTGGGTGGCAGTGGATCGAACCGCGGGGCGGTGCTCGGTGGGTTCGTGATCGTTCTCATCATCGAGGGGACGCGGTTCATCAACGGGATCGCGGCGATCCCCTTCGACATCGCGCCACTCAGACTGTTCCTGATCGGCCTCCTGATCGTCCTGATCATGAAGTTCCGTCCGCAGGGGATCTTGCCGCCCCAGGCGGAACTCATCTGGCCGTCCGCGACCAGGGGTGAGGACGATGAGTGA